The Terriglobia bacterium genome includes the window CGTGGCGCGGATTCTGGTCGATCCTCGATTCCTGTACCGGTTCGAACGCGAGCCTGCCAACGTTGCTCCCGGCGCCACCTATCGCGTCGGAAATTTCGAGCTGGCGTCGCGGCTGTCATTCTTCCTGTGGAGCAGTGTTCCCGATGACGAGTTACTCGACGTGGCTGCCCGCGGCAAGTTGTCGGATGCGGCCGAACTTGAACGTCAGGTCCGGCGCATGCTCGCCGATCCGAAAGCGGAATCGCTGGTGACCAATTTTGCGAGCCAGTGGCTGCACCTGGAACAGCTCAAAACTGCGAAACCCGATATCGGGGATTTCGATGAGAATCTTCGCCAGTCGTTCCGGCGTGAAACCGAAATGCTGTTCGAGACGATCCTTCGCGAGGACCGCAGCATCCTCGATGTCCTCAATGCCGATTACACCTTCGTCGACGAACGGCTGGCGCGCCACTATGGAATTCCCAATATCAAAGGAAGTCAGTTCCGCCGCGTCACACTGAAGGCCGATAACGCCCGCCGGGGCTTCCTGGGGCAGGGAAGTTTCCTGCTCGTGACGTCGGCCGCGAATCGAACCTCGCCGGTGACCCGCGGCAAGTGGATTCTCGAAAATGTTCTGGATGTGCAGGCGCCGGCCGTGCCGGCAAGCGTTCCACCCCTAAAGGAAAACAGCGACCGCACCGACGGCAAAGTGCTTTCGATGCGCGAGCGCATGGAAGAACATCGTTCGAATCCGAGTTGCGCGTCCTGTCACAAAATCATGGACCCGCTCGGTTTCGCACTGGAAAATTTCGATCTCACCGGCAAATGGCGTGATGCGGACGGCAAAACACCCGTCGATGCATCCGGCGTCCTTGTTGACGGGACCAAACTGGACGGTCCGGCGAGCCTTCGCGCCGCCCTGTTGAGCCGGTCCGACACATTTATCAGTTCCGCGACGCAGAAGCTGATGACCTATGCGCTGGGCCGAGCGGTTCAGTATTACGATATGCCGGCCGTTCGCTCGGTCATGCGTGATGCCGCGCCAAAGGATTACCGTTTTTCGTCGCTCGTCATGGGTATCGTGAAGAGCGCACCGTTTCAAATGAGAGTGAAGGGGAAAGCCGCTAGTTCGCAGGCGAACTAGCGGCTTCCCGACAGGAGGCTTGATGTTCATTACAAAGAAACATCTGTCCCGCAGAACATTTCTTCGCGGCGCCGGCGTCACCGTCGCATTGCCGTTTCTGGAATCCATGCTGCCGGCGCAGACGCCGCTGGCGAGGTCCGCGGCGATGCCGAAACCACGGCTGTCCTGCATCTACATTCCGCATGGCGCGACGATGGATCACTGGACGCCCGCGGTGGAAGGCAAGGGCTTCGAGTTCACCGAAATTCTCAAGCCGCTCGAGCCGTACCGGGACTACGTCAACGTGATCACCGGCCTCTGTCATCCGCAGGCCGGACCGACCGACGGCGAAGACAGCGGCGGCGCCCTCGATCACAACCGCGCCGTGGCCGTATTTCTTACCGGCTCGCATCCGAAGAAAGGCGCGCAGTCCCGCGTCGGCGTCTCGCTGGATCAGTTGATCGCGGAGAAAACCGGCCAGGATACGCCGCTGCCGTCGATTGAACTCTCGATCGAGGAGTCCACTCTCAGCAGTGATGCCGGATTCAGCGGCGCCTATCGCAACACCGTCGCCTGGAAGTCGCCGACCGTGCCGCTTCCGATGGAGAACAGCCCGCAAATCGTTTTTGAGCGGCTATTCGGCGATGGCAGCACCGACGCCGAACGGCGCGCGCGCCGCGAACAGTCGATCAGCCTGCTCGATTCCGTGACGAAGCAGGTCGCCGGACTCCAGAAGGAACTGCCTCCATCCGATCGCGCCCGGCTCGATCAATATCTCGAAGAAGTCCGCGAGATCGAGCGCCGTATCCAGAAAGCCGCGCAACAGACGAAGCCGGATGTCGCACTGCCCGAAGCTCCGGTCGGCATACCCGACGATTTCGAAGAACACCTCAAGCTCATGTTCGACCTGCAGGTCCTCGCCTGGCAGGCCGGGATCACACGTGTCTCGACGCTGCTGTATTCGCACGAAACCAGCGGAACCGTTTATCCGAAGAGCGGTATTCGAGACGGCTTCCATAACGCGTCGCACCACTCGAACAATCGGAAGAATATGGATCAGTTTGCGGTTCTGAACCGGTATCACGTGAACACGCTGACCTATTTCTTCGACAAACTGAAGAAGACTCCGGACGGCGACGGCTCACTGCTTGATCATTCGCTGGTTCTCTACGGCAGCACTTTGAGCGACGGCAACCAGCACAATCACGATCCGTTGCCCGTCTTCCTGGTGGGCGGAGCGTCGGGACAGATTCAGGGCGGACGCCACATCAAAGTCGCGCCGCATACGCCGATGGCAAATCTCCTGCTCGCTGTGTTGAATAAATTCGGTGTTCAGCAGGACAAGTTCGGCGACAGCACCGGCATCGTGGCACTCTGATCCGAAGGCAGGGGAAATTAGCCACAAAAGGCACAAACTGATTTTTTGTGCCTTTTGTGGCTAATCTTATTTCTTCACTCCGGCGAGCATTACCGGTGTGTCGGTGTAATCCTCCAGCACCAGCGATTTTGCAGCTTCATCGGTGACGACTTTCGTGGTCAACGATGTCTTTCCTTCGCCGACGCCCTTCGCATCGAATCTCAGCTCCACGACAGTGAAGTCATAATTCGTCGGAGCCGCTTTTCCCGTCGGCTTCCAGGAATTCGTGTATCCGCCCAGCCGCCGGTCGGTGACGAGGATGACGCGTTCGCCGCCGTCCGAGAAGGGGATCTTGTAGGCGTACTTGAGCGAGTATCCGACCACTTCGTCGGTCCAGATGTAGCCGACGGTCGGCGCTTTTTCGATCGCGGCGGTCAAGTTCGAGATCGGATCTGCGGGCTTGGCCGGCGCCGCATTTCCCCCTCCGCGTCCACCGCGTCCGCCGGCTCCGCCACGCGCGCCTCGGCCTGCCGCAGCCGATCCCGATCCTGCGCCGGCGCCCCGTCCAGCCGCCGCCGCTGGAGCGCTTCCGCCACCCGCGGCACCGCCGCGGCCTCGGGCCGCCGGAGCCGGCGCCAGCGACGGATCGAGCTCGCCGACCAGCGCGAGCCGCTCCGCGTCGGTCGACCAGCGAAGAATATTGATTTTTACAGGTGTCCCCGCATCACTGACGTTCGCGGACTTGGCCGTAAAATTAATTGTGGCCGTCGCGGTGTTCGTTCCACCCGCCGCCGCCGCCGGTTTTTGCGCAGGTCCCTGCTGCGCGTATGCGGTAATCAGGCAAAATAGCGCCCCTGCTCCGACCAGCATCACCTTGGATTTCATGGGTATTCTCCTAGAATATTTCGGGCCGAAGTATTCCACAGACTGCCCGCGTTGAGCAAAAAAAATACGGCCCCCCTCGGTCAATCGATAATCCTGCGATCGATTATCAGAATCAGGTTGACCATTTCGCCGTCGTTATATATAAGTTTCTTGAAACAAAGCGTTTTTTTAAACGGGTTGAAGATGAACAAAAAAGTTCTCCCAATTGGTGCGGCGTTGCTATCCGGTCTGGTTCTGTTCGGACAAACCACGCCAACCCGCGCGCCAATCTCTGCGCCAACCGCCGAGACCGTGGCGGCGAAGCGCGCGCTGCTCGATCAATATTGTGTGACATGTCACAATGACAAAACGAAACGCGCCAATCTGACGCTCGAAAAGCTCGATCTGGCCACGGCCGGCGATCACGCCGAACTGTGGGAGAAAGTCATCCGCAAGCTTCGCGCCGGCGTCATGCCTCCCCCCGGAGTGCGCCGCCCGCCGTTGAAGGAATATGAAGGACTGCGCGATTTTCTGGAATCCGAAGTCGACCGGAAAGCCCTGGGCCGCACCAATCCCGGTTCCGTGATTCTGCATCGTCTCAATCGTACCGAATACGCCAACGTCATCCATGACCTGCTCGACATCGATATCGATCCGGCCGCTTATCTGCCGTCGGACGATGCCGCACGCGGCTTCGATAATGTCGCAGGTTCGCTGACGATTTCTCCGACCCTGCTCGAAGCGTACACGACCGCGGCGACGCGCATTGCCCGCATGGCCGTCGGCTATTGGAAGTCCCCGGCATCCGCGAGTTATATCGCGCCGGGCGACACCTCTCAGAACGAGCACATCGAAGGTCTGCCGTTCGGCACACGCGGCGGCCTGCTGGTCACCCACAACTTTCCGGCCGACGGCGAGTACAAGTTCGAGGTGCAGAACTTCGGTCTCGGCAAATACAACCCCGGCGAGAAAATCGAGATCCTGATCGACAACGAGCGCGTGGATGTCTTCGACTATGTCGGCGTTGGGCTCAGCCAGGGCATGCAGGCCGATAATGACGGCGCCATCGAGTTGACGGTTCCGATCAGGGCCGGCTCCCACAAAGTCGGAGTGACGTTCCTGGCAACGAACTACCGGCCGACACTCGATCTCATCAAGCAGTACGAACGGAAGTCGCTCGAGAACAACAGCATCCCGCAACTGCAGTACTATCCCGCGATCGGTTTCCTGAGAATTCAGGGACCATTTGAAGCATCGCGTCCGGAAAATTCGCGCAGCATGCGCAAACTCCTGATCTGTCATCCCGCTACAGCGGCTCAGGAAGAACCCTGCGCGAAACAGGTTCTCACGGCGCTGGCGCGGCGCGCGTTCCGCCGGCCCATTGACGCCCAGGACATGGAATCGCTGATGAGTTTTTACGACGATGGACGCAAGGCCGGAACCTTTGAGGACGGCATCGAACTGGCGCTTCGCCGCGTGCTGACCAGTCCTCAGTTCCTGGTGCGCGCGGAGAAGGAACCGGTCAATCTTGCCGTCGGCAAAGCGTACCGGATCAGCGATCTGGAACTGGCCAGCCGCCTGTCGTTCTTCCTCTGGAGCAGCATCCCGGACGATCAGTTGATCAACCTGGCGGCGCAGAACAGGCTCAGCAATCCCGTCGTCCTCGAACAGCAGGTCAAGCGGATGCTGGCCGATCCGAAGTCCGAAGCGCTGGTCACGAACTTCGCCGATCAATTGCTGTATCTGCGGAACCTGGCCGCGACTTCTCCCGATGGCGTCCACTATCCGGATTGGGACGACGAGTTGAGAAAGGGCTTCCGCCGCGAAACGGAACTGCTCTTTGAAAGCGTCATGCACGAGGACCGCAACGTGGTCGATCTTCTGACCGCGAACTACACCTTCGTGAACGAGCGGCTCGCCAAACACTACGGCATTCCGAATATCTACGGTGGGCAGTTCCGCCGTGTGACCCTCGGTCCCGATATGGACTATCGCAGGGGGCTGCTGGGGCAGGGAAGTTTCCTGTCGGTCACTTGGGTTCAGAATTTTCGGACCTCGCCGGTCAAGCGCGGCGTCTGGGTTCTCGAAAATATTCTCGGCACGCCGCCGCCGGAACCGCCGCCCAACGTTCCTCCGCTCGAGGACAGCGTCGCCGGCGCCGACCATATCCTCACCTTGCGCGAACAGATGACCATTCATCGCAAGAACGAGCCCTGCGCGAGCTGTCACAAGCTGATGGACCCGATCGGTTTTGCGCTCGAGAATTTCGATGCCGACGGCAAGTGGCGCACCAGGCAGGGTGGCGACGGAGGCGTTCCGATCGACGCGACCTCCGAGCTGTGGGATGGCACGAAAGTCAACGGACCTTCGGAGCTGCGGCAGCACCTGCTGTACTACTCACCGCAGTTCGTCCGCATGATCACTGAGAAGATGATGACGTTTGCGATCGGCCGCGGCGTCGAATACTACGACATGCCCGTGATCCGGCAGATCGTCCGGGATGCGGACAAGAACAACGACAGGTTTTCCTCGATCCTGATGGGGATCGTCAAGAGCGCCCCATTCCAGATGAGGACAAAAGCAGCAGAGAACGCAGCAAATTAACCTCCGGAAAAGGAGCCAGTAATGTTCATCACAAAGAAGCACATTCCTCGCCGCACATTTTTGCGTGGTATCGGCACAACGTTGGCCCTGCCCTTTCTCGAGTCCATGGTCTCGGCCCAGACGCCTCTGAGTAAGACCGCAGCGGCTCCGGGCTCCGTCAGACGCTTTCTTGGAATCTGGCATCCGCATGGCGCGGCGCCCGGCTACTGGAGTCCGCTGCAGGACGGGAAGGACTTCGAGTTCTCCTTCATCACCAAGCCGCTCGAGCCCTTCCGCGATCACGTCACGCTGATCAGCGGCCTGGACATGAACGAATCGTTCGCGACCGAGGAAGAACCCGGCGGCGACCACGCCAAAGGCGCGGCGCTCCTTTCGGGCGCGCGGCCCCGGCGAAACGCAGTGAGCCCCTACCTGGGCGTCACGATCGATCAGCTGATCGCGGAAAAGTACGGACACGATACCATTCTGTCCTCGATCCAGCTCGGTGTCGAAGACACCACGAACTTTGGCAACTGCAACTGGGGATACAGCTGCGCCTACACCAACTCGATATCCTGGCCTAACGCGACCACGCCGCTGCCGACCGAAATCAATCCGCGCGTCGCCTTCGAACGGATGTTCGGCGACGGCACGAATACCGAAGAACGCCTCAAAGGCCGAAAAGAGAATGCCAGCATCCTCGACTCCGTCACTCACGAAC containing:
- a CDS encoding DUF1592 domain-containing protein, with protein sequence MCSFPLLLQAQDRAFLNQYCTTCHNEKTKTAGLMLDKLDVDHPGESAATWEKVVRKLRAGMMPPSGVRRPERGSIDAFTSSVEAKLDRAAAARPNPGTTALHRLNRTEYGNAVRDLLDLPIDAATLLPADDSSEGFDNVADVLGMSPQLVQSYISASSKISRLAVGDTEISADKATYRVPRGLVQTDHIEGLPLGTRGGLRIHHVFPLDGEYDFRIARTGVGVAQTSVGGDEELEITVNGARAYVVTRSSPRDIRLALKAGPQDIGVAVIRKKNVQGVDDLYDVFSATVGVSNVSITGPFNPAGSGDTPSRRRIFVCHPATPAQEVPCANQIMKTLARRAFRQPFDDSDVTMETLMGFYQDGRKLGGFEKGIEYAVARILVDPRFLYRFEREPANVAPGATYRVGNFELASRLSFFLWSSVPDDELLDVAARGKLSDAAELERQVRRMLADPKAESLVTNFASQWLHLEQLKTAKPDIGDFDENLRQSFRRETEMLFETILREDRSILDVLNADYTFVDERLARHYGIPNIKGSQFRRVTLKADNARRGFLGQGSFLLVTSAANRTSPVTRGKWILENVLDVQAPAVPASVPPLKENSDRTDGKVLSMRERMEEHRSNPSCASCHKIMDPLGFALENFDLTGKWRDADGKTPVDASGVLVDGTKLDGPASLRAALLSRSDTFISSATQKLMTYALGRAVQYYDMPAVRSVMRDAAPKDYRFSSLVMGIVKSAPFQMRVKGKAASSQAN
- a CDS encoding DUF1552 domain-containing protein: MFITKKHLSRRTFLRGAGVTVALPFLESMLPAQTPLARSAAMPKPRLSCIYIPHGATMDHWTPAVEGKGFEFTEILKPLEPYRDYVNVITGLCHPQAGPTDGEDSGGALDHNRAVAVFLTGSHPKKGAQSRVGVSLDQLIAEKTGQDTPLPSIELSIEESTLSSDAGFSGAYRNTVAWKSPTVPLPMENSPQIVFERLFGDGSTDAERRARREQSISLLDSVTKQVAGLQKELPPSDRARLDQYLEEVREIERRIQKAAQQTKPDVALPEAPVGIPDDFEEHLKLMFDLQVLAWQAGITRVSTLLYSHETSGTVYPKSGIRDGFHNASHHSNNRKNMDQFAVLNRYHVNTLTYFFDKLKKTPDGDGSLLDHSLVLYGSTLSDGNQHNHDPLPVFLVGGASGQIQGGRHIKVAPHTPMANLLLAVLNKFGVQQDKFGDSTGIVAL
- a CDS encoding DUF1592 domain-containing protein, with the protein product MNKKVLPIGAALLSGLVLFGQTTPTRAPISAPTAETVAAKRALLDQYCVTCHNDKTKRANLTLEKLDLATAGDHAELWEKVIRKLRAGVMPPPGVRRPPLKEYEGLRDFLESEVDRKALGRTNPGSVILHRLNRTEYANVIHDLLDIDIDPAAYLPSDDAARGFDNVAGSLTISPTLLEAYTTAATRIARMAVGYWKSPASASYIAPGDTSQNEHIEGLPFGTRGGLLVTHNFPADGEYKFEVQNFGLGKYNPGEKIEILIDNERVDVFDYVGVGLSQGMQADNDGAIELTVPIRAGSHKVGVTFLATNYRPTLDLIKQYERKSLENNSIPQLQYYPAIGFLRIQGPFEASRPENSRSMRKLLICHPATAAQEEPCAKQVLTALARRAFRRPIDAQDMESLMSFYDDGRKAGTFEDGIELALRRVLTSPQFLVRAEKEPVNLAVGKAYRISDLELASRLSFFLWSSIPDDQLINLAAQNRLSNPVVLEQQVKRMLADPKSEALVTNFADQLLYLRNLAATSPDGVHYPDWDDELRKGFRRETELLFESVMHEDRNVVDLLTANYTFVNERLAKHYGIPNIYGGQFRRVTLGPDMDYRRGLLGQGSFLSVTWVQNFRTSPVKRGVWVLENILGTPPPEPPPNVPPLEDSVAGADHILTLREQMTIHRKNEPCASCHKLMDPIGFALENFDADGKWRTRQGGDGGVPIDATSELWDGTKVNGPSELRQHLLYYSPQFVRMITEKMMTFAIGRGVEYYDMPVIRQIVRDADKNNDRFSSILMGIVKSAPFQMRTKAAENAAN
- a CDS encoding DUF1552 domain-containing protein — protein: MFITKKHIPRRTFLRGIGTTLALPFLESMVSAQTPLSKTAAAPGSVRRFLGIWHPHGAAPGYWSPLQDGKDFEFSFITKPLEPFRDHVTLISGLDMNESFATEEEPGGDHAKGAALLSGARPRRNAVSPYLGVTIDQLIAEKYGHDTILSSIQLGVEDTTNFGNCNWGYSCAYTNSISWPNATTPLPTEINPRVAFERMFGDGTNTEERLKGRKENASILDSVTHELGAFKKGLGPGDRTRVDNYTDNIRELERRINIAMNRSIKEPSKEIPFGIPESNNAHFELMYDLLALAFEGDITRSATFMLGRDLSGSSFPESGFNGGWHGSSHHGDKPENVANYAKMNRYHVQHLANFLTKIKNTPEGDGTVLDHILIYKGSNMGNSHRHAHIKVPVILVGGIDGTFKGNRHIVFPDDTQKTSNMLLSVLHLFGIQRDSIGQSSGPLPGLA